Genomic segment of Streptomyces longhuiensis:
TGAGGATGTCGGACACCGCGCCTTCGCCGATGATTTCCGCTCCGCGTACGCGATTAGCCTCTGCCTTTTCCAACCAGCTGCGCACCGTGGCCACGCCGTCGTCAGCGTCGGTGCGCGCCTCCACGATGGTGAACAAGCCACGGCTGGCTTCGATCAATTCGTCCCGGGCCGGAAGAAAGCACTCGGGGTACACCTTTCGCGACGCGTGAAGGCCCTCGCGCAGGTTCTTGATGCCGCCGAGGATGTCCTTGAGGCCGAGGCGTTCATGGGGGCCGCCACTTCGATGCCGGATCAATTGCTGGGGAGGCAGGACCAGGGAAGCGAGCCACCCGCGCTCATTCCAGGCGTTTGCCTGGACGGACACGCGCCCGGCCGGCCGCAGCCAGGAGTGGCAGTGCTGGAAGAACTCCCGGTACCGGGCGACGCGCTGTGTGCGCCACATGGTGTTCCCTGCGCAGTGCTCGATCACCTCGATCGCGATGATGGCGTCATAAGGACCGTCCGGTTCGTGGTCGAACCAGTTCTCGGCCCGGACCTCGCAGCCTGGCCAGTGCTGGTCACGGGCCCACGCGGCCTGGCCGGGGCTCATGGTGATCCCTACCGCGTGCTTGACGTGGTGGGCTTGCACCAGGCGGTGCAGGAGGCTGCCGTATCCGCAGCCGATGTCGAGCACCCGGTCCGCGCCCACGGCGTGTGCCGCCTCGGCGTGGTAATCGAGCTTCCTGATCTGAGCCGAGTCGAGTGTGTCGCCTTCCTCCCACATGCCGTAGGAAAAGACGAGCTCGGGTCCCAGGATCAGCCGGTAG
This window contains:
- a CDS encoding SAM-dependent methyltransferase, encoding MGHESKTRSAYKGTSSKAILHQYDFLGDFYRLILGPELVFSYGMWEEGDTLDSAQIRKLDYHAEAAHAVGADRVLDIGCGYGSLLHRLVQAHHVKHAVGITMSPGQAAWARDQHWPGCEVRAENWFDHEPDGPYDAIIAIEVIEHCAGNTMWRTQRVARYREFFQHCHSWLRPAGRVSVQANAWNERGWLASLVLPPQQLIRHRSGGPHERLGLKDILGGIKNLREGLHASRKVYPECFLPARDELIEASRGLFTIVEARTDADDGVATVRSWLEKAEANRVRGAEIIGEGAVSDILREQKTALRFLREGRFTVVRMVFEKV